One genomic region from Nitrospinota bacterium encodes:
- a CDS encoding DUF350 domain-containing protein encodes MWLDNLLTSVIYLLACLVLLAIGHGVFRLCRVGYNIPHELVEEDNAALALVMGGYYLGLILAIGGVIAGPSAGLVEDLIDLLVYGPLAIFLLNISAWINDRFILYKFNIRKEILDDQNCGTGVVEFAIFVASGLNIFGAVYGTGGNIYTALVFWALGQGILVLIGHYYNLITHYDIHEHIEKDNVAVGVGFAGALIAIGNLMRAASAENFVSWESNLMTFIWFVFLGLLLLPAARMITDRVLLPSRRLADELVNQEKPNVGAAYLEAVSYIGSSFLIIWCL; translated from the coding sequence ATGTGGCTGGATAATTTATTAACCTCTGTTATTTATTTGCTCGCCTGCCTGGTGCTCTTAGCCATTGGGCACGGCGTATTCCGCCTGTGTCGGGTGGGGTACAACATCCCGCACGAGTTAGTTGAAGAGGACAACGCCGCGCTCGCCCTGGTCATGGGTGGTTATTACCTGGGCTTGATCCTGGCCATTGGCGGGGTGATTGCAGGCCCTTCGGCGGGCTTGGTTGAGGATCTGATCGACTTACTGGTCTACGGACCGCTCGCCATTTTCCTGCTCAATATATCCGCCTGGATCAACGATCGCTTCATTCTTTACAAGTTTAACATTCGCAAAGAAATTCTGGATGACCAAAACTGCGGCACCGGAGTGGTGGAGTTTGCGATATTTGTTGCTTCCGGATTGAATATTTTCGGAGCCGTGTACGGGACCGGGGGCAATATCTACACCGCCCTGGTTTTCTGGGCGTTGGGTCAGGGCATCCTGGTGTTGATCGGCCACTATTACAACCTGATCACGCATTACGATATCCACGAACATATAGAAAAGGATAACGTCGCGGTGGGTGTGGGTTTTGCCGGAGCCTTGATCGCCATCGGCAATCTGATGCGCGCCGCTTCGGCGGAAAATTTTGTCTCCTGGGAAAGCAATCTCATGACTTTTATCTGGTTTGTTTTTTTAGGCCTCCTGCTCTTACCCGCCGCAAGGATGATCACCGACCGGGTGCTTTTGCCCAGTCGCAGGCTGGCGGATGAACTGGTGAATCAGGAAAAGCCCAATGTGGGCGCCGCCTACCTGGAAGCCGTGTCCTACATCGGTTCCTCTTTTTTGATTATCTGGTGTCTGTAA
- a CDS encoding potassium channel family protein: protein MNPLIWKRIKRLLLHRELRYPLTLILILLGMILIFATVFSLFEEGASFTDGLWTAYITVTTIGYGDFSAQTPQGRVITVLTSLFGIGCFAVFTGIIVEKALQRRMKKVKGEGQYTREGHLVIVNVPAYDEILELMNELDLSPDLKEIPRVVLAESLPGGDKEIPDFLSSRIDGFIMGLPASGETLGRVNIGKAKACLIMSSPHDPKLDDTNTLTAGLIEKICPQVITIIACSRPETMKNLKAFNIDGGINATELNVGLLVQELEDPGVFEVYSQLSSNAGGSQIYISRTPMGNWDGDINQLTIRQIKISAIHLDLPTEIIGIKRESNEQLLLNPANDERMLPTDRLVYVAKQRFDWQKKSAEILNA, encoded by the coding sequence ATGAATCCATTGATTTGGAAACGCATCAAGCGCTTGCTTCTCCACCGCGAGCTCCGATATCCCCTCACTCTTATATTAATACTTCTGGGAATGATCCTCATCTTTGCGACGGTCTTTTCCCTGTTTGAAGAAGGCGCCAGCTTTACCGACGGGCTGTGGACCGCTTACATCACGGTGACCACCATCGGCTACGGTGATTTTTCCGCGCAAACCCCGCAAGGAAGAGTGATCACTGTACTCACATCTTTATTCGGAATCGGGTGCTTTGCGGTATTCACCGGTATCATTGTTGAGAAGGCTCTTCAAAGGAGGATGAAAAAAGTGAAAGGCGAAGGACAATACACGCGAGAAGGCCATCTGGTGATTGTGAATGTTCCGGCTTACGATGAAATCCTGGAGTTAATGAATGAACTGGACCTCAGCCCCGACTTGAAGGAAATTCCACGCGTGGTTTTGGCGGAATCTCTTCCTGGGGGCGACAAGGAAATTCCAGATTTTCTCTCCAGCAGGATCGACGGCTTCATCATGGGGCTTCCAGCGTCGGGAGAAACTTTGGGTCGAGTCAATATCGGAAAGGCAAAAGCCTGCCTGATCATGTCGTCTCCCCATGACCCGAAGCTGGACGACACCAACACGCTGACTGCTGGACTCATCGAAAAAATCTGTCCGCAGGTGATCACCATCATCGCCTGTAGCCGACCGGAGACGATGAAAAACTTGAAGGCCTTCAATATCGATGGCGGCATCAATGCCACCGAATTGAACGTGGGATTGCTGGTTCAGGAACTGGAAGACCCCGGCGTGTTTGAGGTCTACAGTCAATTGTCATCCAACGCGGGAGGCAGCCAGATCTACATCAGCCGAACGCCGATGGGAAACTGGGACGGAGATATCAATCAGCTCACAATCCGGCAAATAAAAATCTCAGCGATTCATCTGGACCTGCCGACGGAGATTATCGGCATCAAGCGCGAATCCAATGAACAATTATTGCTCAACCCTGCAAACGATGAGCGGATGCTGCCAACCGACCGGCTGGTTTATGTCGCAAAACAACGGTTTGACTGGCAGAAAAAAAGTGCGGAAATTTTAAACGCATAA
- a CDS encoding DNA repair exonuclease, protein MDSFRFIHCSDLHIDSPFKGLSSEKPDLANRLRASTSQAFQNIVDLAIHEKVDAVVIAGDIYDGADKSLQAQFKFRKGLQQLSDAGIPSFLAHGNHDPLDSRFATLKWPDLVTVFSGKAVECHNLQRDGKPLAQIHGISYPTRDVKKNLAVQFARHSDAGFAIGVLHTNVGSNPDHGDYAPCSIEDLVAGNMDYWALGHIHSYQVLRDSDPAIVYSGNTQARHKNETGVKGCCLVTLHPNSSPEIKFVPVDSVRFICESVDLSAARDLDDVIQCVQSRCEEISARAEGRDTLIHLTLNGRTEAHEELQRGNNAEDLTEQIQSGCEGKTPALWVTLAFQTQGTYDVEALRQGNDFIADLLALYDKADEAKETEALKQALSPLYENWAGSKYLEEISPEDLQNLILRARNLTLDQLVEEK, encoded by the coding sequence ATGGATTCCTTTCGCTTCATTCATTGTTCCGACCTGCACATCGACAGCCCGTTCAAGGGCCTTTCCTCTGAAAAACCCGATCTGGCGAATAGGCTTCGGGCCTCCACCTCCCAAGCATTTCAGAACATCGTTGATCTTGCGATCCACGAAAAGGTCGATGCTGTGGTCATCGCCGGCGATATTTACGACGGAGCCGATAAAAGCCTGCAGGCGCAATTTAAATTCCGTAAAGGGTTGCAGCAACTTTCCGATGCGGGAATCCCCTCTTTTCTGGCGCACGGCAATCATGATCCGCTGGACAGTCGCTTCGCCACGTTAAAATGGCCGGACCTTGTGACGGTCTTTTCCGGCAAAGCAGTGGAATGCCACAACCTCCAACGGGATGGAAAACCCCTCGCCCAGATTCATGGCATCAGCTACCCCACCCGTGACGTTAAAAAAAATCTGGCGGTGCAATTTGCAAGGCATTCCGACGCAGGATTCGCCATCGGCGTTTTGCACACCAATGTCGGCAGCAACCCCGATCACGGCGATTACGCCCCCTGCTCAATAGAAGACCTCGTTGCAGGAAACATGGATTATTGGGCCCTTGGCCATATCCATAGCTACCAAGTGCTTCGCGACAGCGATCCGGCCATCGTTTATTCGGGCAACACTCAGGCGCGGCACAAAAACGAAACCGGAGTCAAAGGGTGTTGCCTGGTAACTCTGCACCCGAATTCATCGCCTGAGATTAAGTTCGTTCCCGTGGACAGTGTGCGTTTTATCTGCGAGTCTGTGGATTTGAGTGCGGCCCGGGATTTGGATGACGTGATTCAATGCGTTCAATCCCGGTGCGAGGAAATTTCAGCCAGGGCTGAGGGGCGCGATACGCTGATCCACCTGACCTTGAACGGGCGCACCGAGGCCCACGAGGAACTCCAGCGAGGAAACAACGCCGAAGACCTGACCGAACAAATCCAATCGGGTTGTGAAGGCAAAACCCCTGCACTCTGGGTGACTCTCGCATTCCAGACCCAGGGAACCTACGATGTGGAGGCTCTGAGACAGGGCAACGATTTCATTGCCGACCTGCTCGCGCTTTATGACAAGGCGGACGAGGCGAAGGAAACCGAAGCGTTAAAACAAGCTCTCTCACCTCTTTATGAGAACTGGGCGGGAAGCAAATATCTGGAGGAAATTTCCCCCGAAGACCTTCAGAATCTGATACTCCGGGCGCGCAACCTCACTCTCGACCAACTGGTGGAGGAGAAATGA
- a CDS encoding AAA family ATPase, with the protein MQIREIHINGFGIFSNKQVTGLTSGLNVIYGENEAGKTTLIEFIRKMFFGLPRKTKETNLYPPVNGGQHGGKLKCQSAAGETLFISRNLSGKDDITLSIPGRELGGASDLESLLDHASINIFQNIFAFTLDELQNLDSLQAEEIRNRIYGAELGLGTVSLKQVEDSVNKRAKDIFLPGGKKTKTNLLWNEIKTLEQDIRNIQNEAEEYDQLMGRLEFCESQQNARQIQIESLESTIRHLETLAGLYKMIDAEEAGLNELIIEKKSLSVNHDLLTHEADIIFLQQSTQAIQSSLNDQVTVQREKTELENQIQTGLHEIGVSWNEDTVKRFEFDRSKSDHIKSALKAFEDLRQEVTRAEDRLTQHQEKKAEELSKGTSIPPWLKFIAGCLAALGLTGTVWSLMELNIPLLAASILFLLFGIFIFWKAVAGKKDFIREDLLEKNLEEKLDQAQLAYNRKKLAWRTWLQEISFDEKLEPLSAQEIANTIKEIKGKIFHKGEIEARLKEMFQFEADIKHRIEKIKSSIPENSLREHLPTNIKIICDLFTQAKENQTEKNQNEKQIQQQNFKIEKLKNQLKETEQSLEQIIGRAGAADDFSPENRIIGNRNSLPQELNLVSNQLKKLDEEKNRLHETIGETRNKRDQLMSNEDLLIQQEALEIKKQNLKECAQEWCKAKIALFMLDAAKSQYEETRQPGVLKAAKKVFSEITEGRYPQIIKPIDDDEILIENKTGDRKKVTEMSRGTREQLYLSMRLGLIEEYESRSEPLPIVMDDVLVNFDDPRKARVIEMLKQFAQSRQIIVLTCHKSSLQDYIKSGATRILI; encoded by the coding sequence ATGCAAATTCGTGAAATACATATCAACGGTTTCGGGATTTTCTCCAACAAGCAGGTGACCGGTCTGACATCCGGGCTCAATGTGATTTACGGAGAAAACGAAGCGGGAAAAACCACGCTGATCGAATTCATCCGCAAGATGTTTTTTGGTCTCCCACGCAAAACAAAGGAAACCAACCTCTACCCTCCTGTAAATGGAGGTCAGCATGGAGGCAAACTGAAATGTCAATCGGCTGCGGGAGAAACTCTTTTTATTTCCCGAAACCTTTCCGGCAAGGACGACATCACCCTTTCCATCCCTGGCAGGGAATTGGGAGGAGCGTCTGATCTCGAATCCCTCCTGGATCATGCCTCCATTAATATTTTTCAAAACATTTTTGCTTTCACGCTCGATGAACTGCAAAACCTGGACTCCCTGCAAGCGGAGGAAATCAGAAACCGCATTTACGGAGCGGAACTGGGTCTTGGAACCGTGTCTCTGAAACAGGTGGAAGATTCCGTCAATAAACGGGCGAAGGACATTTTTCTTCCCGGTGGAAAGAAAACTAAAACCAATCTCCTGTGGAACGAAATAAAAACCCTGGAACAGGATATCCGCAACATCCAAAACGAAGCGGAAGAATACGATCAATTGATGGGGCGCTTGGAATTTTGCGAAAGCCAACAAAACGCCAGGCAAATACAAATAGAATCCCTGGAATCCACAATACGACACCTTGAAACCCTGGCCGGTTTATACAAGATGATCGATGCTGAAGAGGCCGGTCTTAATGAGTTGATAATCGAAAAAAAGTCCTTGTCCGTCAATCACGATTTGCTGACTCACGAAGCCGATATTATTTTTCTGCAACAATCGACACAGGCCATCCAATCGTCCTTGAACGACCAAGTGACCGTGCAACGGGAAAAAACCGAGCTGGAAAATCAAATTCAGACAGGTCTCCATGAAATCGGAGTCTCCTGGAACGAGGACACGGTAAAACGTTTTGAATTTGACCGCAGTAAAAGCGATCACATCAAATCCGCCCTCAAAGCCTTTGAGGATCTACGGCAGGAAGTGACCCGAGCGGAAGACCGGCTGACGCAGCATCAGGAGAAAAAGGCCGAAGAGCTGTCAAAAGGGACCAGCATCCCCCCCTGGTTAAAATTCATCGCCGGCTGTCTTGCCGCCCTGGGGCTTACGGGCACCGTCTGGAGCCTGATGGAACTAAATATCCCACTTTTAGCCGCCAGCATTCTTTTTCTGCTTTTCGGCATTTTTATTTTCTGGAAAGCGGTTGCCGGAAAAAAGGATTTCATCCGGGAGGATCTCCTGGAAAAAAATCTGGAGGAAAAATTGGATCAGGCGCAGTTGGCATATAACCGGAAAAAGTTAGCTTGGCGCACCTGGTTGCAGGAAATTTCCTTCGATGAAAAACTGGAGCCCTTGAGCGCCCAGGAAATTGCAAATACCATTAAAGAGATCAAAGGAAAAATTTTTCACAAAGGCGAGATCGAAGCACGTCTTAAGGAAATGTTTCAATTTGAAGCGGATATAAAACACCGGATAGAGAAAATAAAATCTTCCATTCCCGAAAATTCGTTGCGGGAGCATCTTCCCACCAATATTAAAATCATTTGCGACTTATTCACCCAGGCGAAGGAAAACCAGACTGAAAAGAATCAGAACGAAAAACAAATCCAGCAACAGAATTTTAAAATCGAAAAACTTAAAAATCAATTAAAGGAAACAGAACAATCGCTCGAACAAATTATCGGAAGGGCCGGGGCCGCTGACGACTTCTCCCCAGAAAACCGAATCATTGGAAATAGAAATTCCCTGCCGCAAGAACTGAATCTGGTATCCAACCAATTAAAGAAACTTGATGAAGAAAAAAACCGCTTGCACGAAACCATCGGGGAAACGCGAAACAAGCGGGATCAACTGATGTCCAATGAAGATCTGTTAATCCAACAGGAAGCCCTGGAAATCAAAAAACAAAATCTCAAAGAGTGCGCCCAGGAATGGTGCAAAGCAAAAATCGCCCTTTTCATGCTGGATGCCGCCAAGAGCCAGTATGAAGAAACCCGCCAGCCGGGAGTGTTGAAAGCGGCAAAAAAAGTTTTTTCCGAAATCACTGAAGGAAGGTACCCGCAGATCATCAAACCCATCGACGATGACGAAATCCTCATTGAAAATAAAACCGGCGATCGAAAAAAAGTCACCGAGATGAGCCGGGGAACCCGCGAGCAACTTTACCTGAGCATGCGCCTGGGGTTGATTGAGGAATACGAATCCCGTTCGGAGCCGTTACCCATCGTCATGGACGACGTTCTGGTCAATTTCGACGATCCCAGAAAAGCTCGGGTGATCGAAATGCTCAAGCAATTTGCCCAGTCCCGGCAGATCATCGTCCTCACCTGCCACAAGTCCTCCCTGCAAGACTATATAAAATCTGGGGCAACACGAATCCTGATATAA
- a CDS encoding flagellar assembly protein FliW, producing MIYKTTRFGSLEVKDSEILNFPVGLYGFENERDFLRLPFDPNIESPMEWLQSLQTPRLAFVITDPFLYVPGYSVKLTENEKKQIRFEPGNTIMTRAIVTVPENYFEMTANLVAPLVINLDAGLARQFVLTSMEYDTRHYLLPQEVREGKVSSE from the coding sequence ATGATATACAAAACGACACGGTTTGGCAGTCTCGAAGTAAAGGATAGCGAAATTCTTAATTTTCCGGTCGGTCTTTATGGGTTCGAGAATGAAAGGGATTTTCTCCGCTTGCCTTTCGATCCCAATATAGAAAGCCCCATGGAATGGCTACAGTCATTGCAAACGCCGCGCCTGGCTTTTGTAATCACCGATCCGTTTCTTTATGTCCCTGGTTATTCGGTGAAATTGACGGAAAATGAAAAAAAACAAATCCGGTTTGAGCCTGGAAATACAATTATGACAAGGGCGATTGTCACCGTTCCTGAAAACTATTTTGAAATGACGGCGAACCTCGTCGCTCCCCTTGTCATCAACCTGGATGCCGGCTTGGCCAGACAATTTGTTTTAACGTCCATGGAATATGATACGCGCCATTACCTGCTCCCTCAGGAAGTCAGGGAAGGTAAAGTAAGCTCTGAATAA
- the csrA gene encoding carbon storage regulator CsrA, with translation MLVLTRRIGESIKINEEVKITVIDVKGKNIRLGIEAPRETKIYREEVFLRIKQENRSAATPVDVDFGKISKLVRDNLET, from the coding sequence ATGCTTGTCCTCACAAGAAGAATTGGCGAGAGTATTAAAATTAATGAAGAAGTAAAAATAACCGTTATAGATGTAAAAGGAAAAAATATTCGTTTGGGGATTGAGGCACCGAGGGAAACGAAAATTTATCGTGAAGAGGTATTTTTACGGATCAAGCAGGAAAATCGTTCTGCCGCCACCCCAGTCGATGTTGATTTTGGTAAAATTTCTAAGCTTGTAAGAGATAATCTGGAAACATGA
- a CDS encoding FecR family protein: MKDIEFITVTYAFTGAPAGKSLLDQKLYLKEAGIVISADIGLATGVEGKVFQFAEGDKTGRRTELASPVFMNDRINTAVNSKVSFAFDDASTLSLGENAKVNITKHIYDPDQELRQTVVQVSLGAVRFVVTKAKSKDSTFEVITPAGIAGVRGTEFVVFVEPSGKTTFVGLEGSIETIPMSPTGRPGMPQIVSRGQTLEVSEYGKAAWVTKAPSNLLQKAKQETTIQHTIFPNRGITEAQAEKAAETAKVARLAHDAEEKNNTVPGGGDLKTNPMPNDKENFSKAPLKLEKFLG; encoded by the coding sequence TTGAAGGATATTGAGTTTATAACCGTGACCTACGCTTTTACCGGAGCGCCTGCAGGGAAAAGCCTTCTCGATCAAAAACTTTATTTAAAAGAGGCCGGAATTGTTATTTCCGCCGATATCGGCCTGGCCACAGGTGTCGAGGGAAAAGTTTTTCAGTTTGCCGAAGGAGATAAGACAGGAAGACGTACCGAGCTGGCTTCCCCCGTATTCATGAATGATCGGATCAACACCGCCGTGAATTCCAAAGTTTCTTTTGCTTTCGATGATGCCAGCACACTCTCCCTTGGGGAAAATGCCAAGGTCAATATCACCAAACATATTTACGACCCGGATCAGGAATTACGGCAAACTGTCGTCCAGGTTTCCCTGGGAGCGGTTCGGTTTGTTGTGACCAAGGCAAAATCCAAGGATTCCACTTTTGAAGTCATCACCCCTGCGGGCATTGCCGGAGTGCGGGGAACAGAGTTTGTTGTCTTCGTTGAGCCCAGCGGGAAAACCACCTTCGTTGGGCTCGAAGGCTCCATTGAAACCATTCCAATGTCTCCGACAGGACGCCCGGGAATGCCTCAGATTGTTTCCCGTGGGCAAACTCTGGAAGTCTCGGAATATGGGAAGGCCGCATGGGTCACCAAGGCCCCTTCTAACCTGCTGCAAAAAGCCAAACAGGAAACCACTATCCAGCATACGATTTTCCCAAATCGGGGCATCACCGAAGCCCAGGCCGAAAAAGCGGCGGAAACCGCTAAAGTGGCTCGATTGGCCCATGATGCCGAAGAGAAAAACAACACTGTCCCTGGAGGTGGAGACCTCAAAACAAATCCTATGCCCAACGATAAAGAAAATTTTTCCAAGGCGCCTTTGAAATTGGAAAAGTTTTTGGGATAA
- a CDS encoding formylglycine-generating enzyme family protein, with protein MNKKMTLRVAMILCWIFFSFLSTAGGVVLEDAPKKPGQVLIPAGPFTMGSTEVDIKWVATTFFSESLDWYQDETPARQVHLNAYYMDKYEVTNEEFKKFRKEVLGSVSKYSAEPKFNKSNHPVVGVSWQDAADYCQWVKGRLPTEAEWEKAARGADGRYYPWGNEPDPTLANVRGMEDGNRYTAPVGDYEESKSPFGIQDLAGNVWEWTADWYKPYNGNNQKSDMYGELLKVIKGGSWQSNMDLARSAIRGKAIPDQPQNYIGFRCVRDL; from the coding sequence ATGAACAAAAAAATGACACTCAGAGTTGCGATGATCCTGTGTTGGATCTTTTTTTCTTTTTTATCCACAGCGGGTGGTGTCGTGCTTGAGGATGCGCCTAAAAAACCGGGTCAGGTTCTCATCCCCGCAGGTCCCTTCACGATGGGGAGCACAGAGGTGGATATCAAATGGGTCGCGACCACTTTTTTTTCCGAATCTCTGGATTGGTATCAGGATGAAACTCCGGCGCGACAGGTGCACCTGAACGCATATTATATGGATAAGTACGAGGTGACCAACGAAGAATTTAAGAAATTCAGGAAAGAGGTCCTGGGAAGCGTATCCAAGTACAGTGCTGAACCGAAGTTCAATAAATCCAACCACCCTGTTGTGGGCGTCTCCTGGCAGGATGCTGCGGATTATTGCCAATGGGTCAAGGGGCGGTTGCCTACGGAAGCGGAATGGGAAAAAGCGGCCAGGGGCGCTGATGGCCGTTATTATCCGTGGGGCAATGAACCGGACCCAACCCTGGCCAATGTCCGGGGCATGGAAGATGGTAACCGCTACACGGCGCCGGTGGGGGATTATGAAGAAAGTAAGAGTCCTTTCGGAATTCAAGACCTGGCCGGGAACGTCTGGGAATGGACGGCGGACTGGTATAAGCCTTATAATGGAAACAATCAGAAAAGTGATATGTACGGAGAATTGTTAAAAGTCATAAAAGGGGGGTCGTGGCAGTCGAATATGGACCTTGCGCGTTCGGCAATCCGCGGCAAAGCCATTCCCGATCAACCCCAAAACTATATCGGGTTCCGTTGTGTCCGCGACCTTTAA
- a CDS encoding 3-isopropylmalate dehydratase: MEHFIEGKAYVLGNDVDTDQIIPAEHLVYSLTEPEERKNYGKFSLSGVPKEGAGLPEGNHPFVKEGEYLSEYAILIGGKNFGCGSSREHAPACLEIAGIHAVVAESFARIFYRNSVDGGFFIPFESEVRLVDEIKTGDMLSIDVDAGTLTNKTSNKTYQLKSLGEVIEIIRAGNIFEYAKKAGLIPK; encoded by the coding sequence ATGGAACACTTTATTGAAGGCAAGGCTTATGTGCTGGGCAATGATGTTGACACCGATCAAATCATTCCCGCCGAGCATCTGGTTTACAGTTTGACGGAGCCGGAAGAAAGAAAGAATTATGGGAAATTCTCCCTTTCGGGCGTTCCGAAAGAGGGCGCGGGTCTTCCCGAAGGCAACCACCCGTTTGTGAAGGAGGGCGAGTACCTGTCGGAATATGCCATCCTCATTGGTGGCAAAAATTTTGGCTGTGGTTCGTCAAGGGAGCATGCCCCGGCGTGTCTGGAGATTGCCGGTATCCACGCCGTGGTGGCGGAGTCCTTCGCTCGAATTTTCTACCGCAATTCCGTGGACGGCGGTTTCTTCATTCCATTTGAATCCGAGGTGCGTCTGGTGGATGAAATCAAAACCGGCGACATGCTCTCGATCGATGTGGACGCGGGAACGTTGACCAATAAAACCTCCAACAAGACCTATCAGTTAAAATCGTTGGGAGAGGTCATCGAAATAATTCGGGCGGGAAATATCTTTGAATACGCTAAGAAGGCGGGATTGATTCCGAAATAG
- a CDS encoding 3-isopropylmalate dehydratase large subunit, with the protein MGMTVTEKILAAHAGKESVRPGDNIWVDVDVLMTHDVCGPGTIGIFKKQFGENAKVWDREKVVIIPDHYIFTSDKHANRNIDILREFVKEQDLPYYYDVGTENYKGVCHIALAQEGHNRPGEILFGTDSHTCTSGAFGMFSTGIGNTDAAFILGTGKIWLKVPETMRFEFTGTFPPYIMAKDILLQVIGDIGVDGATYRAMEWAGDAVYKFSMEERMTLCNMAIEAGGKNAVIEADDVTLEYLKTRTDKPYKIYHSDADANYYFTKTYKAGEMEPVVAKPHSPDNKALVRECQDVKLDRSYIGSCTGGKLTDFIAAAQLLKGKKVAIETFIVPATREVEQDLYKETLDGETLMDIFKNAGARIGEPSCAACLGGPKDTFGRANAEEVVISTTNRNFPGRMGSKQSQVYLASPYTAAASALTGRITDPREFINS; encoded by the coding sequence ATGGGAATGACAGTGACGGAAAAGATACTTGCCGCGCACGCGGGAAAAGAATCGGTTCGACCTGGGGACAACATCTGGGTGGACGTGGATGTGCTGATGACCCACGACGTTTGTGGTCCGGGGACCATTGGTATTTTTAAAAAGCAATTCGGCGAAAACGCCAAGGTCTGGGACCGGGAGAAAGTGGTCATCATCCCGGATCATTATATTTTTACATCCGACAAGCACGCCAACCGCAATATAGACATCCTGCGCGAGTTCGTCAAAGAGCAGGACCTTCCCTACTATTACGATGTGGGCACTGAAAATTATAAAGGCGTCTGCCATATCGCCCTGGCGCAGGAAGGGCACAATCGCCCCGGCGAGATATTGTTCGGAACCGATTCGCACACCTGTACCTCCGGCGCGTTTGGCATGTTTTCCACCGGAATCGGCAACACCGACGCCGCGTTTATTCTGGGAACCGGAAAAATTTGGCTCAAGGTTCCGGAAACCATGCGCTTTGAATTCACCGGAACCTTCCCGCCGTATATCATGGCCAAGGACATCCTCCTGCAGGTCATCGGCGACATCGGCGTCGATGGCGCGACCTACCGTGCCATGGAATGGGCAGGGGATGCCGTCTATAAATTTTCGATGGAAGAGCGGATGACGCTTTGCAACATGGCCATTGAAGCCGGCGGAAAAAATGCGGTGATTGAGGCCGACGATGTGACCTTGGAATATTTGAAAACCAGGACCGACAAGCCTTACAAAATTTATCATTCCGATGCGGACGCCAATTATTATTTCACAAAAACCTACAAGGCAGGCGAGATGGAGCCGGTTGTCGCGAAACCTCATTCGCCGGACAACAAAGCCCTGGTCAGAGAATGTCAGGACGTTAAGCTGGACCGATCCTATATAGGTTCCTGCACCGGCGGCAAGCTGACCGACTTTATCGCGGCGGCGCAATTGCTCAAGGGCAAAAAAGTGGCGATCGAAACCTTCATCGTTCCCGCCACCCGGGAAGTGGAGCAGGATCTTTATAAAGAAACCCTGGACGGGGAAACCCTGATGGACATTTTTAAAAATGCCGGAGCCAGGATAGGAGAGCCTTCCTGTGCGGCGTGTCTGGGAGGGCCGAAGGATACGTTTGGCCGGGCCAATGCCGAGGAAGTGGTGATTTCCACCACCAACCGCAATTTCCCCGGTCGAATGGGGTCCAAGCAGTCTCAGGTTTATCTCGCGTCCCCTTACACGGCGGCGGCGTCAGCTCTGACGGGCAGGATCACCGACCCAAGAGAATTTATCAACAGTTGA